A section of the Telopea speciosissima isolate NSW1024214 ecotype Mountain lineage chromosome 3, Tspe_v1, whole genome shotgun sequence genome encodes:
- the LOC122656595 gene encoding uncharacterized protein LOC122656595 — protein sequence MDLVGDVFLWTKIRNIWYFFVDYRRRQCQCIQKQMVLAEETIPRNSSVMASSCCKISPIIPIFVGFLIVSSSLTPVVMSTSIALQDDEPQLQTNQTFQPGEELQKLKRIRAHLKRINKPSVKTIQSPDGDLIDCVLSHLQPAFDHPELKGQKPLDPPERPKGYNQTDSLPDDFQVWTNSGDFCPEGTIPIRRTKEEDILRASSIGRFGRKVRRPIRRDTSSSSHEHAVGYVMGDQYFGAKASINVWSPYVANQYEFSLSQMWVISGSFGNDLNTIEAGWQVSPELYGDNYPRFFTYWTTDAYQATGCYNLLCSGFVQTNNKIAIGAAISPRSSLNGGQFDISILVWKDPKRGHWWLQFGPRQLVGYWPSFLFSHLRNHASMVQFGGEIVNSRPSGFHTSTQMGSGHFAGEGFRKASYFRNLQVVDWDNNLIPPANLRVQADHPNCYDIQGGQNNVWGNYFYYGGPGRNARCP from the exons ATGGATTTAGTGGGAGATGTGTTTCTGTGGACAAAAATTAGGAatatatggtatttttttgttGATTACAGAAGAAGACAATGCCAATGTATACAAAAACAAATGGTTTTAGCAGAAGAAACAATACCCAGAAATTCTTCAGTCATGGCTTCTAGCTGTTGCAAGATCTCTCCAATCATTCCcatttttgttggttttcttattgtttcttcttctcttactcCCGTTGTAATGTCGACATCGATTGCGTTACAAGACGATGAGCCCCAGCTTCAGACTAACCAGACCTTCCAACCTGGAGAAGAGTTGCAGAAATTGAAGAGAATAAGAGCTCATCTCAAGAGGATCAACAAGCCTTCTGTCAAAACAATTCAG AGTCCTGATGGTGACCTTATAGATTGTGTTCTATCACATCTACAACCAGCTTTCGATCATCCAGAGCTGAAAGGACAGAAGCCACTG GATCCACCAGAGAGACCCAAGGGTTATAATCAAACAGATTCATTGCCGGATGACTTTCAGGTGTGGACGAATTCAGGCGACTTTTGTCCAGAAGGAACAATTCCGATaagaagaaccaaagaagaagatatatTAAGGGCTAGTTCTATTGGAAGGTTCGGAAGAAAAGTGAGAAGACCCATTAGACGCGATACGTCGAGCAGTAGCCACGAG CATGCAGTTGGGTATGTAATGGGAGATCAGTATTTTGGAGCAAAAGCAAGCATTAATGTGTGGTCACCTTACGTAGCTAATCAGTATGAATTCAGTTTGTCCCAAATGTGGGTAATCTCTGGTTCATTCGGCAATGATCTTAACACTATTGAAGCTGGTTGGCAG GTAAGCCCTGAGCTGTATGGAGACAATTACCCCAGATTCTTCACTTACTGGACT ACTGATGCATATCAAGCCACTGGATGCTACAATTTGCTCTGTTCAGGCTTTGTGCAAACCAACAATAAGATTGCTATTGGGGCTGCAATCTCTCCGAGGTCCTCTTTAAATGGTGGCCAATTCGACATCAGCATATTGGTCTGGAAG GATCCAAAGCGTGGGCATTGGTGGCTTCAATTCGGGCCGAGGCAACTGGTCGGGTATTGGCCATCTTTCTTGTTTAGTCACTTGAGGAATCATGCAAGCATGGTACAGTTTGGAGGAGAGATTGTGAACAGCCGTCCGTCGGGGTTCCACACGTCGACGCAGATGGGCAGTGGTCACTTCGCCGGAGAAGGTTTCAGGAAGGCTTCTTACTTCCGGAACCTGCAAGTTGTGGACTGGGATAACAACTTGATTCCTCCAGCAAACCTTCGGGTCCAGGCTGACCACCCGAATTGCTATGATATTCAAGGGGGACAAAACAATGTTTGGGGTAATTACTTTTATTATGGAGGTCCTGGAAGAAATGCTAGATGCCCCTAA